The following are from one region of the Klebsiella aerogenes genome:
- a CDS encoding fimbrial protein gives MNKKLLPVVALILSASATSAYAVNGKVNFTGEIIQSTCTVTSTDQNKDVFIGKYPTTAFNAVGDVTASKAFTINLEKCEAGDYSLRFDGATVAGNPNLLSVDNAKGVGIEILTNDEKIVPINQSADENSPWVNVAATDDNSGTAVFNLKARYKSFLQTVEAGSANANATFTIEYK, from the coding sequence ATGAATAAGAAATTACTGCCAGTAGTAGCACTGATCCTGTCCGCGTCCGCTACCAGTGCTTACGCAGTTAACGGCAAGGTAAACTTTACCGGTGAAATCATCCAGTCAACCTGTACGGTAACTTCTACCGACCAGAACAAAGACGTTTTCATCGGTAAATACCCGACTACCGCATTCAACGCTGTTGGCGATGTGACCGCGTCTAAAGCGTTCACCATCAACCTGGAAAAATGCGAAGCCGGTGATTACTCCCTGCGTTTCGACGGTGCAACCGTTGCAGGTAACCCGAACCTGCTGTCCGTTGACAACGCAAAAGGCGTTGGTATCGAAATCCTGACCAACGACGAAAAAATCGTGCCGATCAACCAGAGCGCAGACGAAAATTCCCCGTGGGTTAACGTTGCAGCCACCGACGACAACAGCGGCACTGCGGTATTCAACCTGAAAGCACGCTACAAATCTTTCCTGCAAACAGTAGAAGCTGGTTCTGCTAACGCAAACGCCACCTTCACCATCGAATACAAATAA
- a CDS encoding fimbrial biogenesis outer membrane usher protein → MSLLATPFVNAEEQFNTSFIRGANNASLVQNLSNGDDILPGKYAFDIYLNKNRVDHREIEFKKDAPNTPGYFCLDADSYRSYGVLVPETAGSGACYDLVKNIAGSSVSWNAALQELNISVPQTELEARPQGEISPLVYDDGINAGFVNYAFSGSHSRFSSGSGKQDSDYYFLSLNNGINLGAWRFRNTSSLSKQTGQKEQWNPISTWAETDIVSWRSRVQIGQSNTNNNVFDSFQFRGAQISSVPEMLPDSRRGYAPVVRGVANTNARVEVRQNGYTVYSTVVPPGPFALTDISPSTLSGDLAVTVIEADGSRHSFTLPFSSVPNMLRDGIWEYQVTAGKYHDGTNNYQPQFIQGTVAHGAGSDYTPYGGIIMAEHYRSGVVGLGKNMGEYGAASVDASWSDTDLASGDNKRGASVRFLYSKSLNTLGTDVQIAGYRYSTSGFYDFSDAVAERNNWQNGFYHTQYYDQSDDRSGAPDWATQNQRRRYYDSQQYNNKRQRVEMTVNQHIAGASLYATFIRQNYWNTQAYDRTIQTGFNTTWNRVSLGVFYQNSRSNYGYSDNSVNLNVSIPINIFGPDHESTVNFNATNSKQSGSGYSAGMSGTLLDDNRMNYFVQSGHTQHGGDTSLVNLGYLGSMGNVDLGYSYNNNYQQTSLNVSGGVVAHSGGVTLSQPLQNTFVVVKAKGAEGVRLENQPGVAIDRFGYAVLTSAMPYRHNRVALRTSDIGNGLEIPLAAKDIVPTQRAIGRVTFETHLGQSLLIHAKLADGSVPVIGANIFGQNGEHVGVVGTRGEAYVSGVQSGDRLQMKWGDDADASCSLTVPELPAIQADQPGGYQVVSLTCQ, encoded by the coding sequence ATGTCATTACTGGCGACACCATTTGTCAATGCCGAAGAGCAATTCAATACCTCTTTCATCCGCGGGGCAAATAACGCCTCGCTGGTGCAAAATCTCTCCAACGGCGATGATATTTTACCGGGTAAATATGCCTTCGATATTTATCTGAATAAAAATCGCGTCGATCACCGGGAAATAGAATTTAAAAAAGATGCCCCCAACACTCCCGGCTATTTCTGTTTAGATGCTGACAGCTATCGTTCATACGGCGTGCTGGTGCCGGAAACTGCCGGCAGCGGCGCCTGCTACGACCTGGTGAAAAACATTGCCGGTAGTAGCGTCAGCTGGAACGCCGCGCTGCAGGAGCTGAACATCTCCGTTCCGCAAACCGAACTCGAAGCGCGTCCGCAGGGCGAGATTTCGCCGCTGGTCTATGACGACGGCATCAATGCGGGCTTCGTCAACTATGCGTTTAGCGGCAGTCACTCCCGTTTTTCCAGCGGCAGTGGCAAGCAGGACAGCGACTATTACTTCCTGAGCCTGAACAACGGTATTAACCTCGGCGCGTGGCGTTTTCGCAATACTTCTTCCCTGTCGAAACAGACCGGGCAAAAAGAGCAGTGGAACCCGATTTCCACCTGGGCGGAAACCGATATCGTGTCGTGGCGCAGCCGCGTGCAAATTGGCCAGAGCAACACCAATAACAACGTCTTCGACAGCTTCCAGTTCCGCGGCGCGCAGATCTCCAGCGTCCCGGAAATGCTGCCGGACAGCCGTCGCGGCTACGCGCCGGTGGTGCGCGGCGTCGCCAATACCAACGCCCGCGTCGAAGTCCGTCAGAACGGCTACACCGTTTACAGCACCGTGGTGCCGCCAGGCCCCTTCGCGCTAACCGATATCTCGCCGAGCACCCTCAGCGGCGACTTAGCCGTCACGGTTATCGAGGCGGATGGATCACGCCACAGCTTTACCCTGCCCTTCTCGTCCGTGCCGAACATGCTGCGTGACGGGATCTGGGAATACCAGGTGACCGCGGGTAAATACCACGACGGCACCAATAACTATCAGCCGCAATTTATCCAGGGCACCGTCGCTCACGGCGCGGGCTCCGACTATACGCCATACGGCGGGATTATCATGGCCGAGCACTATCGCTCCGGCGTGGTCGGGCTGGGTAAAAACATGGGCGAATACGGCGCGGCTTCGGTTGACGCCTCATGGTCCGATACCGACCTGGCGTCCGGCGACAATAAGCGCGGCGCCAGCGTGCGTTTCCTCTACTCCAAATCGCTGAACACCCTCGGTACCGATGTGCAAATCGCCGGTTATCGGTACTCGACGTCAGGCTTCTATGACTTCTCCGACGCGGTAGCGGAACGCAACAACTGGCAGAATGGTTTCTACCACACCCAGTATTACGATCAGAGCGACGATCGGAGCGGCGCGCCGGACTGGGCCACGCAAAATCAGCGTCGTCGTTACTACGACTCACAACAGTACAACAACAAACGCCAGCGCGTTGAGATGACGGTCAACCAGCACATCGCCGGCGCGTCGCTGTACGCGACCTTTATTCGTCAGAACTACTGGAATACTCAAGCCTATGACCGCACCATCCAGACCGGTTTTAACACCACCTGGAATCGGGTGAGCCTGGGCGTGTTTTACCAGAACAGCCGCAGTAACTACGGCTACAGCGACAACAGCGTTAACCTGAACGTCTCGATTCCGATCAATATTTTCGGCCCGGACCACGAAAGCACCGTTAACTTTAACGCCACCAACAGCAAGCAGAGCGGTAGCGGTTACAGCGCGGGGATGAGCGGTACGCTGCTGGACGACAACCGCATGAACTACTTCGTGCAGAGCGGCCACACCCAGCACGGCGGCGACACCAGCCTGGTGAACCTCGGTTATCTGGGTAGCATGGGCAACGTCGATCTGGGCTACAGCTACAACAACAACTATCAGCAGACCTCGCTGAACGTCTCCGGCGGTGTGGTCGCGCACTCCGGCGGGGTGACGCTGTCGCAGCCGCTGCAAAACACTTTCGTGGTGGTGAAAGCGAAAGGCGCGGAAGGTGTGCGTCTGGAAAACCAGCCAGGGGTGGCGATTGACCGCTTCGGCTACGCGGTGCTGACCTCCGCCATGCCGTATCGCCATAACCGCGTCGCGCTGCGTACGTCGGATATCGGCAACGGTCTGGAAATCCCGCTGGCGGCGAAAGATATCGTACCGACTCAGCGCGCCATCGGCCGCGTAACCTTTGAAACGCACCTCGGCCAGAGTCTGCTGATCCACGCCAAACTGGCGGACGGTAGCGTACCTGTGATTGGCGCGAACATTTTCGGCCAGAACGGCGAACATGTCGGCGTGGTCGGTACCCGCGGCGAAGCCTACGTTTCCGGCGTCCAGAGCGGCGACCGTCTGCAGATGAAATGGGGCGACGATGCCGACGCTTCCTGCAGCTTGACGGTACCAGAGTTACCTGCGATTCAAGCCGATCAACCCGGTGGTTATCAGGTCGTCTCACTGACCTGTCAATAA
- a CDS encoding carbohydrate porin, producing the protein MKVIKSVAKHSIKAFVPGLLFLALQPYTAQAADAFSADSPWMFGDWGGLRSDLQQDGVNFQVGYTMEAASNLAGGYHSSTTARYSDQWAFGVNLDLEKLLNWQDTEFQMTITDRNGQNLSDQIADPRTGMLSSVQEVYGRGQTWRLTQFWLRKGLFDDVLDLKAGRVTVGEDFDNFDSKFQNLAFGSGQAGNWRGDHWYNWPVSQWGGRVRLNFTPEVFMQVGFYNQNPKNYDTGNGFRLDFSPTEGNLVPVELGWQPKLGSDKLPGNYRIGYYYSSVNDNVYGSWHNGGYNDTAHAYGGYILAQQQLTAQGGSTDRGITLTLQAVMNDHKTSKTDNYQSIAMTWKGPFDARPQDEIGVGAARIHVNSAYTRMLRQQNDFNGETDYNSPTYLPIQDGAEYNYEVYYNVQATKWLQVRPNLQYVSAPGAVSKVDDAFVGGISANIAF; encoded by the coding sequence ATGAAAGTGATAAAATCAGTGGCTAAACACTCAATAAAGGCATTCGTACCCGGTTTATTATTCCTCGCTCTGCAACCGTACACGGCACAGGCCGCAGACGCCTTCAGCGCTGACTCTCCCTGGATGTTCGGCGACTGGGGAGGATTACGTTCGGACTTGCAACAAGACGGCGTGAATTTCCAGGTTGGCTATACCATGGAAGCAGCGTCCAATTTAGCAGGGGGATATCACTCATCCACCACCGCCCGCTACAGCGATCAATGGGCATTTGGCGTTAACCTCGATCTGGAAAAACTGCTGAACTGGCAGGATACGGAATTCCAGATGACGATAACCGATCGTAATGGGCAAAACCTGTCTGACCAAATAGCCGATCCCCGTACCGGTATGCTGTCATCGGTGCAGGAAGTCTATGGTCGCGGCCAGACCTGGCGACTGACGCAATTCTGGTTGAGAAAAGGGCTTTTTGACGATGTCCTTGACCTGAAAGCAGGTCGCGTCACCGTTGGCGAGGATTTCGATAACTTTGACAGCAAGTTCCAGAACCTGGCGTTCGGCAGCGGACAGGCAGGTAACTGGCGCGGCGATCACTGGTACAACTGGCCGGTCTCCCAATGGGGCGGACGCGTACGTCTGAATTTTACGCCAGAAGTGTTTATGCAGGTGGGCTTCTATAATCAGAACCCTAAGAACTACGATACCGGAAATGGCTTCCGTCTCGACTTCAGCCCGACAGAAGGTAATCTGGTTCCCGTTGAGTTGGGCTGGCAGCCTAAATTGGGCAGTGATAAATTGCCGGGCAATTACCGCATCGGTTATTACTACTCTTCCGTCAACGACAATGTCTACGGCTCATGGCATAACGGCGGCTATAATGATACCGCCCACGCCTACGGCGGCTATATTCTGGCGCAGCAACAGCTAACCGCTCAGGGCGGCAGCACCGATCGCGGTATTACGTTAACCCTTCAGGCGGTGATGAACGATCACAAAACGTCGAAAACGGATAACTACCAGTCTATCGCGATGACCTGGAAAGGCCCGTTCGACGCCCGACCACAGGATGAAATCGGCGTTGGCGCAGCGCGTATTCATGTTAACTCGGCCTATACCCGCATGCTCCGCCAACAAAACGACTTCAATGGCGAGACGGACTATAACAGCCCGACCTATCTGCCGATTCAGGATGGCGCAGAATATAACTACGAAGTTTATTACAACGTTCAGGCGACGAAATGGCTGCAGGTCCGACCGAATCTGCAATATGTTTCCGCGCCGGGCGCGGTGAGCAAAGTTGATGACGCGTTTGTTGGCGGCATCAGCGCGAACATCGCGTTCTGA
- a CDS encoding site-specific integrase — translation MKYKPNAYLVKENSSVYSVKVTIPHYMRSLFGNRTAFMRTTGTTDIREARIIRDRIMHEFFTLREQLKPKQQGNCVERVLKELRSIHQYVNQNAGIDFATARVCPSLVQLRDEFIVQHNDRRKLSTLSKYIKAVEVFTAHFRCKDFRLHDINRTMVTDWLDRAKQEKASQTLANYLGCLSQLVALAQNRYHDAPKENVFTGHKLDVRHDRESYEPFTRDELSTVLELLDEEMKAVAMVGMYSGMRLNEICSLQISNIKTVEGVWCFEVTEGKTRNAARLVPIHSRLIALVKRLIQDNHNGFLFYHASITERADGKRSTWHTQRFTRAKRKALGEQGTERKVFHSLRGMFISQLDRKGVLEDRVALIVGHERGKTEAFRTYSQGASMEELSRYVELVDYEFRP, via the coding sequence ATGAAATACAAGCCTAATGCGTATCTTGTTAAAGAAAACTCTTCGGTGTACTCCGTCAAGGTCACCATACCGCATTATATGCGTTCCCTTTTTGGGAATCGAACAGCATTCATGCGTACAACTGGCACGACAGATATTAGGGAAGCCCGAATCATTCGGGACAGAATCATGCACGAATTTTTCACTCTGCGTGAGCAACTCAAGCCTAAGCAGCAAGGAAATTGCGTTGAGCGCGTCCTGAAGGAACTACGCTCAATCCACCAGTATGTAAACCAGAATGCGGGAATAGACTTCGCAACGGCTCGTGTTTGTCCTTCACTTGTCCAGTTACGTGATGAATTTATTGTTCAGCACAACGACAGGCGTAAGCTGTCTACGCTCAGCAAGTACATTAAAGCGGTTGAAGTCTTTACGGCTCATTTCCGATGCAAGGATTTTCGCTTGCACGACATCAACAGAACAATGGTGACTGATTGGCTCGACAGGGCAAAACAGGAGAAAGCTAGCCAGACGCTGGCTAATTATCTTGGTTGCCTGTCCCAGCTTGTGGCACTGGCTCAGAACCGCTATCACGATGCGCCGAAGGAGAATGTTTTTACAGGCCATAAGCTGGATGTACGCCATGATCGGGAAAGCTATGAGCCGTTTACTAGGGATGAACTCTCCACGGTGCTGGAGCTACTTGATGAAGAAATGAAAGCCGTTGCAATGGTGGGTATGTATAGCGGTATGCGTCTTAACGAAATCTGCTCTCTGCAAATCAGCAATATCAAAACCGTTGAGGGGGTATGGTGTTTCGAGGTGACGGAAGGTAAGACACGCAATGCGGCTCGCTTGGTTCCAATTCATAGCAGACTGATCGCTCTCGTCAAACGGCTTATTCAGGACAACCACAACGGCTTTCTGTTCTACCATGCCAGTATCACAGAGCGTGCAGACGGCAAGCGCTCAACGTGGCATACGCAGCGATTTACACGAGCTAAGCGTAAAGCTTTAGGAGAGCAGGGGACAGAGCGTAAGGTATTTCATAGCCTCCGGGGAATGTTCATCAGTCAGCTTGATCGAAAGGGTGTACTTGAGGACCGTGTGGCCTTGATTGTGGGCCATGAGCGGGGCAAGACGGAGGCATTCCGCACCTATAGCCAAGGGGCTAGCATGGAAGAGTTATCGAGGTATGTAGAGCTGGTTGATTATGAATTTCGTCCTTAG
- the ampR gene encoding LysR family transcriptional regulator AmpR codes for MTRSYLPLNSLRAFETAARHLSFTRAAIELNVTHSAISQHVKALEDHLNCQLFVRVSRGLKLTTEGEGLLPVLNDSFDRIGGMLDRFTGHQTQEKLKIGVVGTFATGMLFPLLPTFWREFPHIDLQISTHNNRVDPAAEGLDYVIRFGGGAWHDTEAQYLCAAPLSPLCAPSLAAGLRKPEDILQFALLRSYRRDEWSAWMQAAGEHPPSPTHRVIVFDSSVTMLEAAQSGLGIAIAPVKMFGHLLENKRIVQPFKIHIDLGSYWLTRLQSRAETPAMLDFSRWLTEALKGVNAAESSAV; via the coding sequence ATGACCCGCAGCTACCTCCCTCTGAATTCACTTCGGGCCTTTGAAACGGCCGCCCGGCATCTGAGCTTTACCCGCGCGGCGATCGAGCTCAACGTTACCCACTCCGCCATCAGCCAACATGTGAAAGCGCTGGAAGACCATCTCAACTGCCAACTGTTTGTCCGCGTGTCGCGCGGCCTCAAACTCACCACCGAGGGTGAAGGCCTGCTACCGGTGCTTAACGATTCGTTTGACAGGATCGGCGGAATGCTTGACCGCTTTACCGGCCACCAGACACAGGAGAAGCTGAAGATTGGCGTCGTCGGCACCTTCGCAACAGGCATGCTGTTCCCGCTGCTGCCAACCTTCTGGCGCGAGTTTCCGCATATCGATTTACAGATCTCCACCCATAATAACCGCGTCGATCCCGCCGCCGAAGGTCTGGATTATGTAATTCGTTTCGGCGGCGGCGCCTGGCACGATACTGAAGCGCAGTATCTGTGCGCCGCCCCGCTCTCTCCGCTATGCGCCCCATCGCTGGCCGCCGGGCTGCGCAAGCCGGAAGATATTTTGCAGTTCGCGCTGCTGCGATCTTATCGTCGCGATGAGTGGTCGGCGTGGATGCAGGCCGCGGGTGAACATCCCCCGTCGCCGACGCATCGGGTCATCGTTTTTGACTCTTCGGTTACGATGCTGGAGGCGGCGCAGAGCGGATTAGGTATCGCCATCGCGCCGGTAAAAATGTTCGGCCATTTGCTGGAGAACAAACGTATCGTGCAGCCTTTTAAGATCCATATCGACCTCGGCAGCTATTGGTTAACGCGTCTGCAATCACGCGCGGAAACGCCAGCGATGTTGGATTTTTCCCGCTGGCTGACAGAGGCATTAAAAGGGGTGAATGCAGCGGAGTCATCCGCCGTCTGA
- a CDS encoding molecular chaperone, giving the protein MKKLLTALLLFVSLDTFAGIQVDQTRVIYNGGEKSAALSIHNDTDETWMVQTWLDTGDATATPTNLPMQAIPPILKLAGNKDAILRFVYSGSGLPTDRESVYWINVQEIPPSAKQENVLQIAIRTRVKLFYRPTTLKTTLQKEAQALTWRKQGNQLVVTNKGPLHVTFGVLTLKSGAKTWKVNADMVNPMDSLNIKLPAGAAAADQMSFTFINDFGGHTEIKDIRIQ; this is encoded by the coding sequence ATGAAAAAGTTATTAACCGCTTTATTATTATTCGTCTCGCTGGATACCTTTGCCGGTATTCAGGTTGATCAGACTCGGGTTATTTATAACGGCGGGGAAAAATCTGCGGCGTTATCCATTCACAATGATACCGATGAAACATGGATGGTTCAGACCTGGCTTGATACCGGTGACGCCACCGCTACGCCAACTAATTTACCGATGCAGGCAATCCCACCAATTTTAAAACTGGCGGGCAATAAAGACGCTATTTTGCGCTTTGTCTATTCCGGCAGCGGCCTGCCGACCGACCGTGAATCCGTGTACTGGATTAACGTGCAGGAAATTCCACCGTCGGCGAAACAAGAGAACGTGCTGCAGATTGCCATCCGTACTCGGGTGAAGCTGTTCTATCGCCCAACAACGCTGAAAACCACCTTGCAGAAGGAAGCGCAGGCTCTAACCTGGCGCAAGCAAGGCAACCAGCTGGTGGTCACCAACAAAGGTCCGCTGCACGTGACTTTCGGCGTACTGACGCTAAAGAGCGGCGCGAAGACCTGGAAAGTGAATGCTGACATGGTGAATCCCATGGACTCTCTGAACATCAAATTGCCAGCCGGCGCGGCGGCAGCCGATCAGATGTCATTCACTTTTATTAATGATTTTGGCGGACATACGGAAATTAAAGATATCCGCATTCAGTAA
- a CDS encoding major capsid protein encodes MDFKYNDFTGVFTKPFGNNFLIQELGIFQEKYNDTPKIETDDLRAGKISVAESVNRYGTELVGTERDLATNRLLEIPHWVFSGEVDASMFQGIRRPGTQRQQNMDELVSDESIRQYMKFRTTKEDVLARALFAGIVNAPYTQQQVVDFSEEFGENYSSAVIDVGSTGPLESLDTAATALRVNLGGWVKALKGIVILCDPTFYKSVKYHAEIRTLVAHGVLPQSTLFNSAVRANLPAFSAFELDGLVFVNVIGYEDYLPAGSAVMVPVFADNIVPSDHTPLEVVSGPASRNAKIAAAGTRAEFFQYSFDDRLGNKTVMSEFGVLPLIYDLSMITKLTTSTGE; translated from the coding sequence ATGGATTTTAAATATAATGATTTTACTGGTGTATTCACCAAACCTTTTGGCAATAATTTCCTGATTCAAGAATTAGGCATCTTCCAAGAAAAATATAACGACACCCCGAAGATCGAGACAGATGACCTTCGAGCGGGCAAAATCTCCGTTGCGGAATCTGTGAATAGGTACGGCACTGAGCTAGTTGGCACAGAGCGGGATTTAGCAACAAATCGACTCCTGGAGATCCCACATTGGGTATTTTCTGGGGAGGTTGATGCAAGTATGTTCCAGGGGATTCGCCGTCCCGGTACGCAGCGCCAACAAAATATGGATGAACTGGTTAGCGATGAATCCATTCGCCAGTATATGAAGTTCCGCACCACTAAAGAGGATGTGCTTGCTAGGGCGCTGTTTGCTGGTATTGTCAACGCCCCATATACACAACAGCAGGTGGTCGATTTCTCCGAAGAGTTCGGCGAGAATTATTCCAGTGCTGTGATCGATGTTGGTTCAACTGGTCCGCTAGAGTCTCTGGACACCGCCGCAACTGCACTACGAGTAAACCTCGGTGGCTGGGTTAAAGCGCTTAAGGGTATTGTGATCCTGTGTGACCCGACTTTCTATAAGTCAGTGAAATATCACGCGGAGATTCGTACCTTAGTCGCTCACGGCGTTCTGCCGCAGTCCACGCTGTTTAATAGTGCTGTACGGGCAAACCTCCCGGCGTTTAGTGCGTTTGAACTGGACGGTCTAGTCTTCGTTAACGTTATCGGTTACGAGGATTATCTACCTGCTGGTAGCGCTGTAATGGTTCCGGTATTTGCTGACAACATTGTGCCGTCAGATCACACACCGCTGGAAGTTGTCTCCGGTCCTGCGTCACGTAATGCGAAGATTGCCGCTGCGGGCACTCGCGCTGAGTTCTTCCAGTACAGCTTTGATGACCGCCTGGGCAATAAAACTGTGATGTCAGAATTTGGCGTTTTGCCGCTCATCTATGATCTATCGATGATTACCAAACTGACCACCTCCACTGGTGAGTAA
- a CDS encoding helix-turn-helix domain-containing protein yields the protein MAGRIDYQIEKFQFIERNESPRITRQWVEVIAECQQEKANSETRLRTALLNVDYVTSFELPFRLLLIRAPQLVDQLRHALALNQKNVVINGKKRGCVYSLKADLSTVPEEFRYRFVSRVIRSGDEAVSAAPFLQVAKEVKAPRERLRLALENGLQVNALDGLFWFGIQRIAADISALRSAGMAIVTSEVAVVDSLTRTRRMIAAYQAG from the coding sequence ATGGCTGGACGTATCGACTACCAGATTGAAAAATTTCAGTTCATCGAGCGTAATGAATCCCCGCGTATTACCCGGCAGTGGGTGGAAGTGATCGCAGAATGCCAGCAGGAAAAGGCTAATAGCGAAACGCGCCTGCGTACGGCTTTACTGAACGTGGATTATGTCACCAGCTTCGAACTTCCCTTTCGCTTATTGCTCATTCGCGCCCCGCAGCTGGTGGATCAGTTACGTCATGCTCTGGCGCTGAATCAGAAAAACGTGGTGATCAATGGCAAGAAACGCGGCTGCGTTTATAGCCTGAAGGCCGATCTCAGCACGGTGCCGGAGGAATTCCGTTATCGCTTCGTTAGCCGGGTTATTCGCAGTGGGGATGAAGCGGTTTCTGCCGCGCCTTTCCTGCAGGTGGCGAAGGAGGTTAAGGCGCCGCGTGAACGTCTGCGTCTGGCTCTCGAAAATGGGCTGCAGGTGAATGCGCTGGACGGGTTGTTCTGGTTTGGCATCCAGCGTATCGCCGCGGATATCTCGGCGCTGCGATCGGCGGGAATGGCGATTGTGACGTCAGAAGTGGCGGTAGTAGACAGCCTGACCAGAACGAGGCGAATGATAGCGGCGTATCAGGCAGGGTGA
- the ampC gene encoding CMY2/MIR/ACT/EC family class C beta-lactamase, whose translation MMKKSLSGALLLGASFSTIAAPQTAEQLHELVNKTIAPLMKQQAIPGMAVAVIYQGKPFYFTWGQADVDGQRPVTRQTLFELGSVSKTFTGVLGGDAVARGEIKLSDPAQKYWPELSGKQWQGISMLHLATYTAGGLPLQVPDEVADEAALLRYYQNWQPQWAPGSKRLYANASIGLFGALAVKPSGMSFEQAVNQRVLQPLKLRHTWINVPPSENKDYAWGYRDGKAVRVSPGQLDAEAYGVKSSIEDMAHWVLANMNSDAVREKTLQQGIRLAQSRYWRAGEMYQGLGWEMLNWPVSANVVINGSDNRVALAATPVMEVNPPVPPVKASWVHKTGSTGGFGSYVAFIPQKDLGIVMLANKSYPNTERVKAAYHILEALQ comes from the coding sequence ATGATGAAAAAATCCCTCTCTGGCGCGCTGCTGCTGGGCGCTTCATTTTCGACTATCGCCGCGCCGCAAACGGCGGAACAGCTGCATGAACTGGTGAATAAGACCATTGCGCCATTAATGAAACAACAGGCGATTCCGGGCATGGCGGTAGCGGTGATTTATCAGGGTAAACCTTTTTATTTCACCTGGGGCCAGGCTGATGTCGATGGACAGCGCCCGGTGACACGACAAACATTATTTGAGCTGGGCTCTGTTAGTAAGACTTTCACCGGCGTGCTCGGCGGCGATGCCGTGGCGCGTGGTGAAATTAAGCTGAGCGATCCGGCGCAAAAGTACTGGCCTGAGCTGAGCGGCAAGCAGTGGCAGGGCATTTCGATGCTGCATCTCGCCACCTATACCGCAGGCGGCCTGCCGTTACAGGTGCCGGACGAGGTCGCCGATGAAGCGGCTCTGCTGCGTTACTATCAGAACTGGCAGCCGCAGTGGGCGCCGGGCAGTAAACGCCTGTATGCCAATGCCAGCATCGGTCTGTTTGGCGCGTTGGCGGTTAAACCCTCTGGCATGAGCTTCGAACAGGCGGTGAACCAACGAGTGTTGCAGCCGCTAAAGCTAAGACATACCTGGATTAACGTGCCGCCCTCCGAGAATAAGGATTACGCCTGGGGCTACCGCGACGGTAAAGCGGTGCGAGTTTCGCCGGGGCAACTGGACGCCGAGGCTTACGGCGTGAAGTCGAGCATTGAGGATATGGCGCACTGGGTGCTGGCGAATATGAACAGCGATGCGGTGCGGGAGAAAACCCTGCAACAGGGGATCCGGCTGGCGCAGTCACGCTACTGGCGTGCTGGCGAGATGTATCAGGGGCTCGGCTGGGAGATGCTGAACTGGCCGGTATCGGCTAATGTGGTTATCAACGGCAGTGATAATCGCGTGGCGTTGGCCGCCACCCCGGTCATGGAGGTGAACCCGCCAGTGCCGCCGGTAAAAGCTTCCTGGGTGCATAAAACCGGCTCCACCGGCGGCTTTGGCAGCTATGTGGCCTTTATCCCACAAAAGGATCTTGGCATCGTGATGCTAGCGAATAAAAGCTACCCGAATACGGAGCGGGTGAAAGCGGCGTATCACATCCTTGAAGCGTTGCAGTAA